In Dolichospermum flos-aquae CCAP 1403/13F, the following proteins share a genomic window:
- the purF gene encoding amidophosphoribosyltransferase yields MIPLNSVTSDENACDKPEEACGVFGIYAPEQDVAKLTYFGLYALQHRGQESAGIATFEGTRVHQHKDMGLVSQVFNEIILDQLPGNLAVGHNRYSTTGSSRKVNAQPAVVETRLGLLALAHNGNLVNTVKLREELLKDKFNLITTTDSEMIAYAIAQEVNAGADWVTGAMSAFHRCEGAFSLTIATPDGIMGVRDPNGIRPLVIGTLDSNPVRYVLASETCGLDIIGAEYLRDVAPGELVWITETGLESFQWHQQSERKLCIFEMIYFARPDSLMHNETLYSYRMRLGRKMAAEAPVEADLVFGVPDSGIPAAIGFSQASGIAYGEGLIKNRYVGRTFIQPTQAMRESGIKMKLNPLKDVLFGKRVVIIDDSIVRGTTSRKLVQALRDAGVSEVHMRISSPPVTHPCFYGIDTDTQDQLIAATKSVEEIAKQLQVDSLAYLSWEGMLETTREDTNSFCSACFTGNYPVAIPEKMKRSKLILEKVVV; encoded by the coding sequence ATGATTCCCCTTAATTCCGTTACCTCGGATGAAAACGCCTGTGACAAGCCAGAAGAAGCTTGTGGTGTGTTTGGCATCTATGCCCCAGAACAAGACGTTGCTAAATTGACCTACTTTGGATTGTATGCTCTTCAGCATCGGGGTCAAGAATCTGCTGGAATTGCTACCTTTGAGGGTACGCGTGTCCACCAGCACAAAGATATGGGTTTGGTGTCTCAAGTCTTTAATGAAATCATTTTAGATCAATTACCCGGAAATTTGGCAGTTGGTCATAATCGCTATTCCACTACCGGTTCTAGTCGCAAAGTTAACGCCCAACCCGCTGTAGTAGAAACTCGGTTGGGTTTATTAGCTCTAGCACATAATGGTAATTTAGTCAATACCGTAAAATTGCGAGAAGAGTTGCTCAAAGATAAGTTTAACTTAATCACGACCACGGACTCGGAAATGATTGCTTATGCGATCGCTCAAGAAGTCAACGCTGGTGCAGATTGGGTAACAGGGGCTATGAGTGCCTTTCATCGTTGCGAGGGTGCATTTAGTCTGACTATTGCCACACCTGATGGTATAATGGGAGTCCGTGACCCCAACGGCATTCGTCCCTTAGTTATTGGTACTTTAGATAGTAACCCAGTCCGTTATGTTCTCGCTTCCGAAACCTGCGGTTTAGATATTATCGGTGCGGAATATCTGCGTGATGTTGCCCCTGGAGAATTGGTTTGGATCACTGAAACTGGTTTAGAATCATTTCAATGGCATCAACAATCAGAACGCAAACTTTGCATCTTTGAAATGATCTATTTTGCCCGTCCTGATAGCCTCATGCACAACGAAACTTTATATAGTTATCGAATGCGGTTAGGACGGAAAATGGCGGCTGAAGCCCCTGTAGAAGCTGATTTAGTGTTTGGTGTTCCTGATTCTGGTATTCCTGCGGCCATTGGTTTTTCCCAAGCTTCTGGTATAGCTTATGGTGAAGGACTGATTAAAAATCGCTACGTCGGTCGCACCTTTATTCAACCTACCCAAGCCATGCGGGAATCAGGGATTAAAATGAAACTTAATCCCCTTAAAGATGTCTTATTCGGTAAGCGAGTTGTAATTATTGATGATTCCATTGTCCGGGGAACTACTAGCCGCAAACTTGTGCAAGCCTTGCGTGATGCTGGTGTGTCCGAAGTCCACATGAGAATTTCTTCTCCTCCTGTAACTCATCCTTGTTTCTATGGTATTGATACTGATACCCAAGATCAATTAATTGCGGCGACAAAATCAGTCGAAGAAATAGCCAAGCAATTACAAGTTGATAGTTTGGCTTATTTGAGTTGGGAAGGAATGTTAGAAACCACCAGAGAAGATACTAATAGTTTTTGTTCAGCTTGTTTTACTGGTAATTATCCCGTGGCTATTCCTGAAAAAATGAAGCGTTCTAAGTTGATTTTGGAAAAGGTTGTAGTTTAG
- a CDS encoding cupin domain-containing protein — MYDTSCVIPIIKSPKDYQAYRISPRDSNRLAIIFDSASANTSLTCCVEIFDVGGQTPPNRHQWAVEMFFILKGEGIAICDGKTVNIKAGDSLLVPPTGTHLIKNTGKNRLYALTIMVPNEDFSELIRSGIPVELDAEDMTILGRLDSLKFF; from the coding sequence ATGTACGATACTAGTTGTGTAATTCCCATTATTAAATCTCCCAAAGATTATCAAGCATATCGAATTAGTCCCCGTGACTCTAACCGATTAGCAATTATCTTTGATTCTGCCAGTGCTAATACTTCTTTAACTTGTTGTGTGGAAATCTTTGATGTTGGTGGACAAACACCACCAAATCGGCATCAATGGGCTGTAGAAATGTTTTTTATCCTTAAAGGAGAAGGCATTGCAATTTGTGATGGGAAAACAGTAAATATCAAAGCTGGAGATAGTTTGTTAGTACCACCAACAGGGACACATTTAATTAAAAATACTGGTAAAAATCGTCTTTATGCCTTAACAATTATGGTTCCTAATGAGGATTTTTCAGAACTAATTCGCAGTGGTATTCCTGTGGAATTAGATGCTGAAGATATGACTATTCTGGGAAGATTAGATTCTTTGAAGTTTTTTTAA
- a CDS encoding BON domain-containing protein — protein sequence MKKLIPFLVSSVLLAGMVGCQEAPKTGSETTGTTSETPAVPAKPASDTTRIIDNSTATPTATPSATSTSTTDLKTEISKKLKASLPENKLEVVNKNGAIILKGTATSQQEITQAETLIKEVAGVKSVKVEAKVKTEKKP from the coding sequence ATGAAAAAGCTCATTCCTTTTCTCGTTAGTAGCGTTTTATTAGCTGGTATGGTTGGTTGTCAAGAAGCACCAAAAACAGGTTCAGAAACTACTGGTACTACCAGTGAAACTCCTGCTGTACCAGCCAAACCCGCTTCTGATACGACGCGGATTATAGATAATTCTACTGCAACTCCTACTGCAACTCCTTCTGCAACTTCTACATCTACAACCGACTTAAAAACTGAAATTAGCAAAAAACTAAAAGCCAGTTTACCTGAGAATAAGTTGGAAGTAGTCAACAAAAATGGGGCAATTATCCTTAAAGGAACAGCAACTTCTCAGCAAGAAATCACACAAGCTGAAACTTTAATCAAGGAAGTAGCTGGTGTGAAAAGTGTCAAAGTAGAAGCTAAAGTGAAGACAGAGAAAAAACCTTAG
- a CDS encoding glutaredoxin family protein, giving the protein MQLILYSKPGCHLCEGLQEKLAQIKNLSFQLEIRDITTREDWFAAYQYEIPVLHLVTRDGTEKLIPRPSPRLSIERLEKMLGQYVSQ; this is encoded by the coding sequence ATGCAATTAATTCTCTACAGCAAACCCGGTTGTCATCTTTGTGAAGGCTTACAGGAAAAACTAGCACAAATCAAAAATCTCAGTTTCCAGCTAGAAATTCGAGATATTACCACCCGTGAAGATTGGTTTGCAGCATATCAATACGAAATCCCGGTACTGCATTTAGTCACCAGGGACGGCACAGAAAAACTGATACCCCGTCCTTCTCCCCGTCTCAGTATCGAACGTTTAGAAAAAATGTTAGGTCAATATGTCTCCCAATAG
- a CDS encoding UDP-N-acetylmuramoyl-L-alanyl-D-glutamate--2,6-diaminopimelate ligase — translation MKLRELLATVDGINSVNIPDIDIQGLKTNSHACTVGDLFIGMPGTRVDGGEFWPGALAAGAVAAIISSEAMQKNPPTANSVVISADNMTKACAQIAAAFYGYPGQKLKMVGVTGTNGKTTTTHLIEYFLTHANLPTALIGTLYTRWPGFEETAVNTTPFAVDLQQQLAKAMNAGCETGVMEVSSHALHQGRVLNCAFEVGVFTNLTQDHLDYHKDMEDYFAAKALLFSPNYLHGRAIINADDAYGKRIIASLSPEQVWSYSVNDSTADFWMSDLNYQPNGVSGILHTPQENVDFSCPLVGQYNLENLLAAVGAVVHVGLDLQLVANAIPGFPGVPGRMERVQIHPQQDISVIVDYAHTPDSLENLLKAARPFIPGKMICVFGCGGDRDRTKRPKMGKIAAELADLAVVTSDNPRTENPEKILQDVLAGIPDIVQPMVVSDRATAIRTAILQAQPGDGVLLAGKGHEDYQILGTEKIHFDDREQAREALQQRINSQN, via the coding sequence ATGAAATTACGGGAATTATTAGCGACTGTAGATGGGATTAATTCTGTAAATATACCAGATATTGATATTCAGGGACTTAAAACTAATTCCCATGCTTGCACGGTGGGAGATTTGTTTATCGGAATGCCAGGAACTAGAGTAGACGGTGGAGAGTTTTGGCCAGGTGCTTTAGCTGCTGGTGCTGTAGCGGCGATTATTTCTTCGGAAGCAATGCAGAAAAATCCGCCTACAGCTAACTCTGTAGTCATTAGTGCCGATAATATGACTAAAGCCTGCGCTCAAATAGCCGCAGCTTTTTATGGTTATCCTGGACAAAAACTGAAAATGGTGGGTGTGACGGGGACAAATGGTAAAACTACCACCACTCACCTGATTGAATATTTCCTAACTCACGCTAATTTACCGACGGCGTTAATAGGCACACTTTACACCCGCTGGCCTGGTTTTGAGGAAACTGCTGTGAATACTACTCCTTTTGCAGTAGATTTGCAGCAACAATTAGCTAAGGCCATGAATGCTGGTTGTGAAACTGGGGTAATGGAAGTTAGTTCTCATGCTTTGCACCAGGGTAGAGTTTTGAATTGTGCTTTTGAAGTGGGGGTATTTACCAACCTTACCCAAGACCATTTGGACTATCACAAGGATATGGAGGACTATTTTGCCGCGAAAGCGTTGTTATTTAGTCCCAATTATCTCCACGGACGGGCAATTATCAACGCTGATGATGCTTATGGTAAACGGATAATTGCGTCCTTGAGTCCAGAACAGGTTTGGAGTTATAGCGTTAATGATAGTACCGCTGATTTTTGGATGAGTGATTTAAATTATCAACCAAATGGTGTGAGCGGAATTTTACATACTCCCCAAGAAAATGTAGATTTTAGTTGTCCTTTAGTTGGTCAATATAACTTAGAAAATCTTTTAGCTGCTGTGGGTGCGGTTGTCCATGTGGGTTTAGATTTGCAATTGGTAGCAAATGCCATTCCTGGGTTTCCCGGCGTTCCTGGCCGCATGGAACGGGTGCAAATTCATCCACAGCAAGATATTAGCGTGATTGTAGATTATGCCCATACTCCCGATAGTTTGGAGAATTTACTGAAAGCTGCCCGGCCGTTTATTCCTGGTAAAATGATTTGTGTGTTTGGTTGTGGAGGAGACCGCGATCGCACTAAACGTCCAAAAATGGGTAAAATAGCGGCTGAACTCGCAGATTTAGCAGTAGTGACATCAGACAACCCCCGTACAGAAAACCCAGAAAAGATATTACAGGACGTATTAGCAGGTATTCCTGATATAGTACAACCAATGGTTGTGAGCGATCGCGCTACCGCAATTCGGACGGCTATTTTACAGGCTCAACCTGGAGACGGTGTATTATTAGCCGGGAAGGGTCACGAAGACTATCAAATTCTAGGTACTGAAAAAATTCATTTTGACGACAGAGAACAAGCACGGGAAGCTTTACAGCAAAGAATAAATAGCCAAAATTAA
- the corA gene encoding magnesium/cobalt transporter CorA has product MVKKIRRVSKVIHKSRDKEFFHQAGTPPGTIIVDENAEQPIIFLIDYNQTQLIQKQISYPEECLNYLDTESVSWVDVQGLGSTDILHRLGQTFDLHTLILEDIVNMVERPKIEDYEEQLVIIAHMVVPNHNNGGFYSEQVSLVLGKYYVLTVQEEPEHDCFDGVRMRINKNKGIIRRQNSDYLAYSLLDAIIDGFFPVLELYGERIDDLEEEVIVNPSQQTLQKIYQIRRELLQLRRAIWPQRDAINSLIRDGSELISDDVRIYLRDCYDHAVQVMDIVETYRELVAGLMDVYLSAISNKMNEIMKLLTVVSSIFIPLTFIAGVYGMNFNTEKSPHNMPELNWYWGYPLCLGVMALVAISLLYFFWRRGWLTNSVNFQKDIHR; this is encoded by the coding sequence ATGGTTAAGAAAATTCGCCGAGTTTCCAAAGTTATCCACAAGTCACGCGATAAAGAATTTTTTCACCAAGCAGGAACTCCACCAGGAACAATCATTGTTGATGAAAATGCTGAACAACCAATTATTTTTCTGATTGACTATAACCAAACTCAACTGATTCAGAAACAAATAAGTTATCCAGAAGAATGTCTTAATTATTTGGATACAGAATCCGTTTCTTGGGTAGATGTTCAAGGTTTAGGTAGTACAGATATTTTGCATCGTTTAGGTCAAACTTTTGATTTACATACTCTAATTTTAGAAGATATTGTCAACATGGTAGAACGACCAAAAATCGAGGATTATGAAGAGCAATTAGTGATTATTGCCCACATGGTTGTACCTAATCATAATAATGGCGGTTTTTATAGTGAACAAGTGAGTTTAGTTTTAGGTAAATATTATGTTTTGACAGTGCAAGAAGAACCAGAACATGATTGTTTTGATGGGGTGAGAATGAGAATTAATAAGAATAAAGGTATTATCCGCAGACAAAATAGTGATTACTTGGCTTATTCTTTATTAGACGCAATTATTGATGGATTTTTCCCAGTTTTAGAACTGTATGGGGAAAGAATTGATGATTTAGAGGAGGAAGTAATCGTTAATCCTAGTCAACAAACATTGCAAAAAATATATCAAATTCGGCGGGAATTATTACAACTACGTCGCGCAATTTGGCCACAAAGAGATGCAATTAATTCTTTAATTAGAGATGGGAGTGAATTAATTAGTGATGATGTGAGAATTTATCTAAGAGACTGTTATGATCACGCAGTTCAAGTCATGGATATAGTGGAAACTTATCGAGAATTAGTAGCTGGTTTAATGGATGTGTATTTATCAGCAATTAGTAATAAAATGAATGAAATCATGAAACTGCTGACGGTGGTTTCTTCTATTTTTATTCCTTTGACTTTTATTGCTGGGGTATATGGGATGAATTTCAATACCGAAAAATCACCCCACAATATGCCGGAATTAAATTGGTATTGGGGCTACCCGCTATGTTTAGGAGTAATGGCGTTAGTGGCAATCAGTTTACTATACTTTTTT
- a CDS encoding sensor histidine kinase, which yields MYEWILPSLKEVLSENQSHLAECSSAKAEQQWRVSLAATENLLLKTLAATSPDTTPGLVLAAPAPLFSHPQLTQRLQTVTFTARPFNPLALMPFIMPSEMARNINNIETNTSDNTTFQESILPLLPADPLGAEQFCLVFTDKFRLVLVLGEHQNGKKEFLFSFEPEIVKKAWQSLGARVVLTNPELFADLDIQVQNYPLVAPDYHTIIQFSQLLLQELTITGNNPVTHTSSHFHSPTPPPKSPSRSDIELLQAFAHEVRTPLTTIRMMTRLLLKRQDLPGNVISRLEVIDHECTEQIDRMELLFKAAELENLSQPLKLANSHLTPMCLEDILLQSIPRWQQAATRRNLTLNVVLPKQFPTVVSNPAMLDRVLTGLIENFTRSLPAGSCIQVQVMTAGDQLKLQLSPQFDCQDKGYTTTPPIRKSLGQLLMFQPETGAISLNMAATKHLFQAIGGKLIVRQRPQNGEVLTIFLPLEVGHQV from the coding sequence GTGTACGAATGGATTTTGCCAAGTCTCAAGGAAGTTTTATCTGAAAATCAATCTCATCTTGCTGAGTGTTCCTCGGCTAAAGCAGAACAGCAATGGCGTGTCAGTCTCGCAGCCACGGAAAACTTGCTGTTGAAAACTTTAGCTGCAACTTCACCTGATACTACTCCAGGTTTGGTATTAGCCGCACCTGCACCTTTATTTAGTCACCCCCAACTAACACAACGGTTACAAACGGTAACTTTTACAGCCAGACCTTTTAACCCTTTGGCGTTGATGCCATTCATTATGCCATCAGAAATGGCGCGGAATATAAATAATATAGAAACAAATACTTCCGATAATACTACTTTTCAAGAATCTATCTTACCTTTATTACCGGCTGATCCTTTGGGTGCGGAACAGTTTTGTTTGGTGTTTACAGATAAATTTAGATTAGTTTTGGTTTTGGGGGAACATCAAAATGGTAAAAAAGAGTTTTTGTTTTCCTTTGAACCGGAAATAGTCAAAAAAGCTTGGCAATCTTTAGGTGCTAGGGTAGTTTTAACTAATCCAGAATTGTTTGCTGATTTAGATATTCAGGTGCAAAACTATCCTTTGGTTGCACCAGATTATCACACTATAATTCAATTTAGTCAGTTATTACTTCAAGAATTAACAATTACAGGAAATAATCCAGTTACACATACTTCATCACATTTTCATTCACCAACTCCACCGCCAAAATCTCCATCTCGTTCTGACATAGAATTACTCCAAGCCTTTGCCCATGAAGTTCGTACTCCATTGACAACTATTCGGATGATGACACGGTTACTATTAAAACGGCAGGATTTGCCGGGGAATGTAATCAGTCGTTTAGAAGTTATTGATCATGAATGTACTGAACAAATTGACCGAATGGAGTTATTATTTAAAGCAGCAGAATTAGAGAATTTATCACAACCTTTAAAATTGGCTAATTCACACTTGACCCCAATGTGTTTAGAGGATATTTTACTGCAAAGTATTCCCCGTTGGCAACAAGCAGCAACTCGGCGTAATTTAACTTTAAATGTGGTTTTACCGAAGCAATTCCCCACGGTGGTTAGTAATCCGGCGATGTTAGACCGGGTACTTACTGGTTTAATAGAGAATTTTACTCGCAGTTTACCTGCTGGTAGTTGTATTCAGGTGCAAGTAATGACTGCTGGTGATCAGCTAAAATTGCAATTATCTCCTCAGTTTGATTGTCAAGATAAAGGCTATACAACAACACCACCAATTCGCAAATCTTTAGGTCAATTATTAATGTTTCAGCCGGAAACAGGGGCAATTAGTTTAAATATGGCAGCAACTAAGCATTTATTTCAAGCAATTGGTGGAAAGTTGATTGTGCGTCAACGTCCTCAAAATGGGGAAGTATTAACAATTTTCTTACCTTTGGAAGTCGGTCATCAAGTTTGA
- a CDS encoding SDR family oxidoreductase, which translates to MNTSENLILVVGSTGGVGQLVVSKLLEKGLPVRILTRNAEKATKMFNNKVEIAIGDICKPSTLTAAMANITAIICCTGTTAFPSARWEFNQTPNMIELVITAFNPQFLEDKAKNTPTKVDTQGVINLISAAPKNLNRFVFVSSCGILRKHQFPFNILNLFGVLDAKEKGEQAIINSGIPYTIIRPGRLTDGPYTSYDLNTLLKATSEGKLNVIFGKGDTISGDTSRIDVAATCVESLFYQNSINKVFEIVNQGDRPTIIDWQNLFSQL; encoded by the coding sequence ATGAATACTAGTGAAAATCTGATCTTAGTTGTTGGTTCTACCGGTGGAGTTGGACAACTTGTAGTTAGTAAACTATTAGAAAAAGGCTTACCAGTTCGTATTCTCACCAGGAATGCCGAAAAAGCCACAAAAATGTTTAATAACAAAGTAGAAATTGCAATTGGTGATATCTGTAAACCCAGCACATTGACAGCAGCAATGGCAAATATTACCGCCATTATTTGTTGTACAGGAACTACCGCTTTTCCCTCCGCAAGATGGGAATTTAATCAAACCCCCAATATGATCGAATTGGTAATAACTGCATTTAATCCCCAATTTCTAGAAGACAAAGCGAAAAATACCCCGACTAAAGTTGATACTCAAGGTGTAATTAATCTGATCTCCGCAGCACCAAAAAACTTAAACCGCTTCGTGTTTGTTTCTTCCTGCGGAATTCTCCGTAAACATCAATTTCCTTTTAATATTTTGAATCTTTTTGGTGTACTTGATGCTAAAGAAAAAGGAGAACAAGCCATTATTAATTCGGGAATCCCTTATACTATCATTCGTCCCGGACGTTTAACCGATGGCCCTTATACATCCTATGATCTCAATACCCTACTCAAAGCCACAAGTGAAGGTAAATTAAACGTCATTTTTGGAAAAGGAGATACAATTTCCGGTGATACTAGCCGAATTGATGTAGCTGCAACTTGTGTAGAAAGTTTATTTTATCAAAATTCTATTAACAAAGTTTTTGAAATAGTCAATCAAGGAGATAGACCGACTATCATTGATTGGCAAAATCTTTTTTCACAATTATAA